A segment of the uncultured Desulfobulbus sp. genome:
CAATGCCCGGTCAAAAATAACTTCTCGAATATTTTCATCAATGAATCTCATCGCCTTTTCCATATTCAAGATTTCTTGAATATCTTTACTGGGCGGTGGACCATCCAAAAATTTGGTTTCTATGTATTCGGCTATCGTGGTATTGTTCCCCTCTATGCGTGCGGAGTACACACTTTCAAGAGTGTGAAAAATACCTTTTAGCTGAAAAAAGACGGCTGGATGAGTAGTTCCAGTTAGCTGCTTTTTTCGAAGGTAATCTAGCTCAATTATGAGATCAGTTAGAGGGGAATCAAAACTAGGGACCGTCAATCGAAGCGGGCAGTTTTTGAAACATGGATTCATAGTCAAAACAGTAGCAGCTTATTTAAGAGGCATTTAAAAGCAGTTTAAACAGCATTTAACACGTAACGTGATAAAATGTCCCATAGTTAACACATTAGCCGTATATTGTCTCGATCGTTATTTCACAAACCCAGCAACAACATTTCACAATTTGTTTCCTTCCGTTTTCCTTTTTTCACCCATTCGTGACCAACCAGCACCAGATAAATAAGAAAAGCCCTCCCGTTTCCGAGAAGGCTTTTGTAGCTGTCGTGTTGTCCGTTTTGGCTCAATTGGTTGCATACTCCCATGGCCCAGGCCAGCTATGGGGATCAGTCAACGCCCCCCCCTGAACTGGGGGCACGCCCCGTCAGCTAAACAAATAAGCAATTTTCGCCTTTTTCTTTTTTTCTGTCTGTTCGATAGCGTAGCTATAAAGACTGTTAAATGAATGCTCTGTTGAGTGCAAAGTATCCATTAGCTCTTCCTGGGAGTAGTCAAGCTCATCATAGTGCAGATCGACAATAGATTTAAACAACTTCGGAGATTCTGTCGGCACATCAAGATGAGGTGGCTCACGGCGCTTGTACCCAAACTTGCTAAAATTTATCCACAGGTACTTGTTTTGGTTGTCACTTAGGTATTTTAAAGAGCGTGCTCGCATAAGCAAGGCCTGCATTGACACCTTCCATCGAGGTTTTAGCATCGCCAGTAAACGCAGGTCAATTTTTTCTCCGTTAAAATCTCTTCTAATGTCGTCCTCAGGCATCAAAAATTCCGAGGCAAACTCATTTGCTTCCTCCTCAATGCCTTGTTTCTGAACATGTCCAAGAACGATATGCCCAAGCTCATGAGCCAAGGTGAATCTCAACCTGCACCATGGCATATCTTTATTGATATATATGATGGGGTTTTCATCTCCGATTATGGTGAACCCGTCTAACTTGTCTGTCCCGAAGTCACATAGAAATATAACGACTCCCAAATTCTCAATCAGAGTAGTCAGGTTTTGTATCGGTCCCCGAGGAAGCTTTAGTTGTTGGCGCAGCGCTTTGGCGACATTAGCAGGTGAGCCAAATTCATCTAAATCGAATATCGGATGCCCATCCCCGGGTAATTCAATTGAATCGAGTAATTTCCCCAAATGAAGCCTCATGATATTGGCTTCGGCCTCAATCCTATTTTTAACCTTCTGGGGGAGACTTTGCTTTTTCCGATGCAAAGGAGTCGTGGGTGGGTAACGATATTCATTTTGATAAAAGAAATGCTCCGGGTACCCCAGAGCATTAGAAAGTTGCTCCAACATTGAATCAGAGACTTTATGTTCAAGTTTTTCTGCTTTTGAAACAGCGGCCTGTGACGTTCCAATGCGTGAAGCTAATTCCTTTTGCGTTATCCCTCTTGATTCGCGGGCCAATATGACCATTTCTGGATTTATTCTCTTTTTCATAGTGAGCCTGTCTTTCGTATTCGCCTCACCCTTGCACCATCTTTTACCGTAGGTTTTTGCACCGGCAAATCGACAGTTTGGGCCATGGCCTCTATAATAGGAGGTTGCGGCATTATCATTCCATTCTCTATAAACTCAGAAATGCTGAACACCCAATGATTTAATCTTTGCGCTGCAGGCTGGGTTAAATATACTGCCTCAATTTTTAATCCTGTTGGATCAGTTACCCAACCGGCGTGTAAATGAGTCGAAGGCTCAAAGCCGGGCAAAACTCGTTGTTCTACAAATTGATCCGCTTGCTTAGTAGCGATATTCCCTGCAAACAATTGCCGATCCAACTTTTTCAATTTAATAAGTTTATCCCCTATCGCCAACACCGCTAACCTGCTTGAATTTTGTATAAAATATCCGGGAAAACGCTGCTTAGCTTCATATCGAACAAAGCGGCTGACTATATTCGAAACAGTGGTTTTGTCGAGAACTTTTGGGCTCGTTTTGGCGTATTTTATAGCGTCATCGAAACCAGCGATGATAGAGGAATAGATTTCAGGAAGGTAATCGGAAAGGTCAGCAATAGTCTGTTTCATGCAGGAATAGCCTCATTTGGTTTTATGATTGGTTATATTTTACAGTTATTTTTTATAAAAACAATAAAAAATATAACCCACCCCATAACCGACCTGCGTGATTCAGCTTTTCCTTGGTCGTATAATGCAGGGAATCCCCTTCTCTTTTATCTTGTTCATAGTTTTTAGCCTGCTTGTCTATTTAGCGACCTTGACTTTAGCCAATAAACTGAGTTCATCAAAGCACCCCCTTTTAATTCTTCGCAACAAGAGAGTGAATTTGAGTCAACGTCCGGTAAAGATCGGCCCGTTCATCATTTAACCGCCTCTCTGTATCATCTGTCGACATCGACTGATATTGGGACATGGCTGCGGCTTTAATGTCCATGGCACGGTCTGAGGTGTATTCTGCATATTTCTCAAAACATTCTAGAGCGATTTCACCATATTTTCGGGATAGTTTTTCAGCTCCAAGGTAACAGTAACACATCGAAATTATCAAACTTGTCTCACTTGCTTTCTTATACCCTTTGATCTGACGCAGACCACCACGCAATGTCATAACAGCTAAAAAATCACCGAATTTACGAAGCCAGTCATCAGACACTGTCGACATAAACCGCTCTAAGGCAAGTTGCAGTTTCCCAACTGCCAATTCTATCTCTCGAACAGGTCTGTTACTCTGGCGGGAATCTTCTAATAAGCGTATTGCGACGCGATATTCCTGATACCCAATTTCCCTCAAAAAACTCACCAGCTGATCTTCGGCAAAATGGTTCACCAAGTTGATTGACTTCGTCACCTGCAGTAATTGCTTTAGAATAATGGCATACTCAAGAGCCATTGTACCACCTCCTTTTCCTGCTAATCGGTTACCTGCAGTCCCTTAACGATTTAGCTTTTCCTTGGTCGTATATTGCAGGACATCCCCTTCTCCTTCATCTTTTTCATAGTCTTAAGCCTGGCCAGACTATACCACCGTTACTAGTTCAGTTCTACCGTTGATAGCCTTAAGACCAGACTCTTCTCCCGAGTATAGCCCACGCTTGGGAGTAGAAACCCGACAGAAAATGTCCTCCTTAAAATACCTATCCAGTCCCTTGATCCAAGGGGTACCAGCTGGCTTAGGGGTACTGCAAAAATCCACAGAAACTTTAATCGTTTCGGCTGTATAGGGGGAGAATAGAAGGAAGGGATTTGTTTGTTTGCATTGATTCTTTAGTAACCAGAAAGGGTCACCAAGGAGGGAAGTACCAATTTGTGCAGTCATAGCCGTATACTCAAGCATCTCTAGTAAATAGGGGTCACGGTTACGCAGCTTTCAAAACAAAAACGTGGTCTTCCCCCTATTTTATTACTTTATACGATCAATAGGATTGCCATCCTCTAGATACCTTTTGAATTCGTCTGAAATTCGGCTATCCGTAGCAACCCGATCCCAAAAATCCCATGCCATTTTCAGGATCGGCTCCCTTACCTCTTCGCCAAGTAACGGAACATCAGAATCAATGGGGCTAAAGGCATAAGGCTGAACTTCTCCCCCACTTTTGGGAGCAAATCCCATCGAGCACATATCATAGAATGGGAGAAGCCGAAATACTTCCCCCTCTATAGCCATACTCAAATTTCCCAAATGCATATCGGTATTATGTATCAATTGTCCAAACTGCCAGAGAAATGTTGCATCATACAGATGCTGCCAACTCACTAATTTCTGTTCAAACAATGCGTGCAATACGTGCGGCCAACTTCTCCCTAAGCCAGTGAATTCAGCATCAATTGATGCCAGGGAAACCATTGACATTCGGCCATATTCACCCGCCCTGTCGAACCGTTGTGATTCTAAAAAAAATCTTCCATCTAACTCTATCAACCGAGTTTCGGCGGCAGAAAAATTCCGTGCGCGCATTGCCTCAGTTGCATGAAACTCTGTTATCAGAATATCTCTCCATCTTTGG
Coding sequences within it:
- a CDS encoding ImmA/IrrE family metallo-endopeptidase produces the protein MKKRINPEMVILARESRGITQKELASRIGTSQAAVSKAEKLEHKVSDSMLEQLSNALGYPEHFFYQNEYRYPPTTPLHRKKQSLPQKVKNRIEAEANIMRLHLGKLLDSIELPGDGHPIFDLDEFGSPANVAKALRQQLKLPRGPIQNLTTLIENLGVVIFLCDFGTDKLDGFTIIGDENPIIYINKDMPWCRLRFTLAHELGHIVLGHVQKQGIEEEANEFASEFLMPEDDIRRDFNGEKIDLRLLAMLKPRWKVSMQALLMRARSLKYLSDNQNKYLWINFSKFGYKRREPPHLDVPTESPKLFKSIVDLHYDELDYSQEELMDTLHSTEHSFNSLYSYAIEQTEKKKKAKIAYLFS